In Ovis canadensis isolate MfBH-ARS-UI-01 breed Bighorn chromosome 11, ARS-UI_OviCan_v2, whole genome shotgun sequence, one genomic interval encodes:
- the FAM83G gene encoding protein FAM83G — protein MAFSQVQCLDDSHVNWRSSEAKPEFFYSEEQRLALEALAASGRDAFYEVLKRENIRDFLSELELRRILETIEVYDPGSEDPRAGAQPRGPEDGEAASAAEGTPTEAEPLPSLEYWPQKSDRSIPQLDLGWPDTIAYRGVTRASVYMQPPIDGQAHIKEVVRKMISQAQKVIAVVMDMFTDVDIFKDLLDAGFKRKVAVYIIVDESNVKYFLHMCERARMHLGHLKNLRVRSSGGTEFFTRSATKFKGALAQKFMFVDGDRAICGSYSFTWSAARTDRNVISVLSGQVVEMFDRQFQELYLMSHSVCLKDIPMEKEPEPEPIVLPPSVPLVPSGTVAKKLVNPKYALVKAKSADEIAKSSSEKQDTAKPPGVRGAALAERPGDLSEPPLPVHPGLLNLERANMFDYLPTWVEPDPEPGSDILGYINIIDPNIWNPQPSQMNRIKIRDTSQAGTQLWRQSQDPGPALQSSALLDSVPAENSLPQGDAQPQPPVPKPRTVPVADLLAQEGGGAGWALESPEEESPHNGMDHGLPRTAGPGHAVLQRQLPVTPDDPDGGGQVVPNGLDGEEEEDDDDYVTLSDQDSLSGSSDHGPGPRRASLASSSVSDEYFEVTDRSACLRRRHSEQVANGPAQPPRRQLSAPHITRGTFGGALGGSSWAQGQEREEVGTQRRMQAARPVDQEAQGQRFHHYGAPASGTREKDGFPRPLRTLGPPRFCPTADGTQSSSRKAGPAVASPQHWQAKSGPGPRMLPGPGSPRPARNASALANSRATEEHPSPLGIPYSKLSQSKHLKARTGGSQWAPSDSKRRAHAPRDRKDP, from the exons ATGGCCTTCTCGCAGGTGCAGTGCCTGGACGACAGCCACGTCAACTGGCGCTCCAGCGAAGCCAAGCCCGAGTTCTTTTACAGCGAGGAGCAGCGGCTGGCGCTGGAGGCGCTGGCGGCCAGCGGCCGCGACGCCTTCTACGAGGTGCTGAAGCGCGAGAACATCCGCGACTTCCTCTCGGAGCTGGAGCTGCGGCGCATCCTGGAGACCATTGAGGTGTACGACCCCGGCTCCGAGGACCCTCGCGCCGGCGCGCAGCCGCGCGGGCCGGAGGATGGTGAGGCGGCCAGTGCGGCCGAGGGCACCCCCACCGAGGCCGAACCGCTGCCCTCGCTGGAGTACTGGCCCCAGAAGTCGGACCGCTCCATCCCACAGCTGGACCTGGGCTGGCCCGACACCATCGCCTACCGGGGCGTGACCCGGGCCAGCGTCTACATGCAGCCCCCCATCGACGGGCAGGCCCACATTAAGGAGGTGGTGCGCAAGATGATCAGCCAGGCCCAGAAG GTGATTGCTGTGGTCATGGACATGTTCACCGACGTGGACATCTTCAAGGACCTGTTGGACGCTGGCTTCAAAAGGAAAGTGGCTGTGTACATCATTGTGGATGAGAGCAATGTCAAGTACTTCCTGCACATGTGTGAGCGGGCCCGCATGCACCTGGGACACCTCAAG AATCTCAGGGTGCGGAGCAGTGGAGGAACCGAGTTCTTCACGCGGTCGGCCACCAAGTTCAAGGGTGCCCTGGCCCAGAAGTTCATGTTCGTGGATGGCGACCGGGCCATCTGTGGCTCTTACAG CTTCACGTGGTCGGCTGCCAGGACGGATCGGAACGTGATCTCCGTGCTGTCGGGCCAGGTGGTGGAGATGTTTGACCGGCAGTTCCAGGAGCTGTACCTCATGTCGCACAGCGTCTGCCTCAAGGACATCCCCATGGAGAAGGAGCCTGAGCCCGAGCCCATTGTGCTGCCCCCCTCGGTCCCGCTGGTGCCCTCGGGCACTGTGGCCAAGAAGCTTGTCAACCCCAAGTACGCATTGGTCAAGGCCAAGAGTGCCGACGAGATTGCCAAGTCATCGTCCGAGAAGCAAGACACGGCAAAGCCTCCGGGGGTGAGGGGCGCAGCCCTCGCTGAGCGCCCAggagacctctctgagcctcctctgCCCGTGCACCCAGGGCTGCTCAACCTGGAGCGGGCCAACATGTTCGACTACCTGCCCACGTGGGTGGAGCCCGATCCCGAGCCTGGCAGTGACATCCTGGGATACATCAACATCATTGACCCCAACATCTGGAACCCTCAGCCCAGTCAGATGAACCGTATCAAGATCCGAGACACGTCCCAGGCAGGGACTCAGCTGtggaggcagagccaggacccCGGCCCCGCCCTCCAGTCCAGCGCCCTGCTGGACAGCGTCCCTGCCGAGAACAGCCTCCCCCAGGGGGACGCCCAGCCACAGCCGCCTGTGCCCAAGCCCCGGACGGTCCCAGTGGCAGACCTGCTCGCCCAGGAAGGTGGTGGTGCTGGCTGGGCCCTGGAGTCTCCAGAGGAGGAATCACCCCACAACGGGATGGACCACGGGCTGCCCAGGACGGCTGGCCCAGGCCACGCCGTGCTTCAGCGGCAACTACCTGTGACCCCGGATGACCCTGATGGCGGGGGGCAGGTGGTCCCCAACGGGctggatggggaggaggaggaagatgacGATGACTACGTGACCCTGAGTGACCAGGACAGCCTCTCGGGCAGCTCCGACCATGGCCCTGGCCCCCGGCGGGCCTCACTGGCCTCCTCCTCCGTGTCAGATGAGTATTTTGAGGTGACGGATCGCTCGGCCTGTCTCCGGAGGCGCCACTCAGAGCAGGTCGCCAACGGGCCAGCCCAGCCCCCCCGCCGACAGCTGAGCGCCCCCCATATTACCCGTGGGACCTTTGGTGGAGCCCTGGGTGGCTCCTCATGGGCCCAGGGtcaggagagagaagaggtggGCACCCAGAGGAGAATGCAGGCCGCACGCCCGGTGGACCAGGAGGCACAG GGCCAGCGGTTTCACCACTACGGAGCCCCTGCCTCGGGCACCAGAGAGAAAGACGGCTTCCCGCGGCCATTGAGGACCCTGGGACCGCCGCGGTTCTGCCCCACTGCCGATGGCACCCAGAGCTCCAGCAGGAAAGCAGGCCCAGCTGTGGCAAgcccccagcactggcaggcCAAGAGCGGCCCAGGGCCCCGCATGTTGCCAGGTCCTGGGAGCCCAAGGCCAGCCCGAAATGCCAGTGCCCTGGCCAACAGCAGGGCCACCGAGGAACACCCCAGCCCCTTGGGAATCCCGTACTCCAAACTGTCCCAGTCAAAGCACCTGAAGGCCAGGACGGGTGGCAGCCAGTGGGCCCCATCTGACTCTAAACGGCGAGCCCACGCCCCCCGGGACCGCAAGGACCCCTAG